A window of the Pirellulales bacterium genome harbors these coding sequences:
- a CDS encoding exo-alpha-sialidase: protein MNQLVRMLALVWIAGCVAIGGGIAQAEAPFFEEQALFVAGEGGYKSYRIPSIIVAADGSLLAFCEARKNGPADDGDIDLVMRRSTDQGKTWSEMRVIADDGENTIGNPCPVLDRTTGILWLPYCRNNDQVFVMSSPDHGATWTAPVEITSSVKLDSWDKWYATGPGHGIQLASGRLLIPCDHYDEEEKYSHIIYSDDHGATWKIGATLDPKTNECEAVECADGSVCLNMRSYRGNHCRAVAWSKDGGLTFSPAVDQPALVEPVCQASIVRLTDDKRFLKNRVLFSNPRSKKRENLAVRISYDECQSWTEGKVLHEGPSAYSNLAVTNEGTILCLYERGREKPYETITLARFDIEWLTDGADTLMPR, encoded by the coding sequence ATGAATCAACTCGTTCGCATGTTGGCCTTGGTCTGGATTGCAGGGTGCGTCGCCATCGGCGGCGGCATCGCGCAGGCCGAGGCGCCGTTCTTCGAAGAGCAAGCCCTCTTTGTCGCCGGCGAAGGGGGTTACAAGAGCTATCGCATCCCGTCGATCATCGTGGCGGCCGACGGATCGCTGTTGGCGTTTTGCGAAGCCCGCAAGAATGGTCCGGCCGACGACGGCGATATCGACCTGGTGATGCGACGCAGCACCGATCAGGGAAAAACCTGGTCCGAGATGCGCGTGATCGCCGACGACGGCGAGAACACGATCGGCAATCCCTGCCCCGTGCTCGATCGCACGACAGGCATCTTGTGGCTCCCCTACTGCCGCAACAACGATCAAGTGTTCGTCATGTCGAGTCCCGATCATGGCGCCACCTGGACGGCGCCGGTCGAGATTACATCCTCGGTGAAGCTCGACTCGTGGGATAAGTGGTACGCCACCGGACCGGGGCACGGCATTCAACTGGCCAGCGGCCGACTGTTGATTCCCTGCGATCACTACGACGAGGAAGAGAAGTATTCGCACATCATCTACAGCGACGACCACGGCGCCACCTGGAAGATCGGCGCCACGCTCGATCCGAAGACGAACGAGTGCGAGGCGGTCGAATGCGCCGACGGTTCGGTCTGCCTGAACATGCGCAGCTATCGCGGCAACCACTGCCGCGCCGTCGCCTGGAGCAAGGATGGCGGACTCACGTTCTCGCCGGCCGTCGATCAACCGGCGCTGGTCGAGCCGGTTTGCCAGGCGAGCATCGTGCGGCTGACGGACGACAAGCGCTTCCTGAAGAATCGCGTTCTGTTCAGCAATCCGCGTTCGAAGAAGCGTGAGAATCTGGCCGTGCGCATCAGCTACGACGAGTGTCAGAGTTGGACCGAGGGCAAGGTGCTGCACGAAGGCCCGAGCGCCTACAGCAACCTGGCGGTGACGAACGAGGGCACGATCCTCTGTCTCTACGAGCGCGGTCGCGAGAAGCCTTATGAAACGATCACGCTGGCACGCTTCGACATCGAGTGGCTCACCGACGGGGCCGATACGCTCATGCCCCGATAG
- the hslU gene encoding ATP-dependent protease ATPase subunit HslU, which yields MTPREIVAELDRHIIGQHDAKRAVAIAVRNRWRRQRLGDDMRGEVNPKNILMIGPTGVGKTEIARRLAKLTGAPFIKVEATKFTEVGYYGRDVESMIRELVENGIALVREGERKHVAEEAKRRAEARLLDLLSPPPRSFDASPDSPDSAERYQRTREKMRAMLEAGELDERRVEITLEQKSVPMLFTGAGVEQMDFDLQGMFEKIMPKNTSRNEMSVAEARRVLFEQESDALISPDKVNAKAIELAENLGIIFLDEIDKITASEGGRGADVSRQGVQRDLLPIVEGTTVQTRYGHVKTDHILFIAAGAFHRNKPSELMPELQGRFPIRVELQDLTQDDFIRILREPRGALTKQYAALLATEGVELTFSDDGVNALAGYAFELNQKTQNIGARRLYTIMERLLEELSFEAPDMQMGKVEVNAAYVKQRLETVAQDEDLSKFIL from the coding sequence ATGACCCCCCGTGAAATCGTCGCCGAGTTGGATCGGCATATCATCGGCCAGCACGATGCCAAGCGCGCCGTGGCGATCGCCGTGCGCAATCGCTGGCGGCGCCAGCGGCTGGGAGACGACATGCGCGGCGAGGTGAACCCGAAAAACATCCTCATGATCGGCCCCACCGGCGTCGGCAAGACCGAGATCGCCCGGCGGCTGGCCAAGCTGACCGGCGCGCCCTTCATCAAGGTCGAGGCCACCAAGTTCACCGAGGTGGGCTACTACGGCCGCGACGTCGAGAGCATGATCCGCGAGCTGGTCGAGAATGGTATCGCGCTGGTGCGCGAGGGAGAACGCAAGCACGTCGCCGAAGAGGCGAAGCGCCGCGCCGAGGCCCGCCTGCTCGACCTGCTGTCGCCGCCGCCGCGCAGCTTCGACGCCTCGCCCGACAGCCCCGACTCGGCCGAGCGCTATCAGCGCACCCGCGAGAAGATGCGGGCCATGCTCGAGGCGGGGGAGCTCGATGAACGTCGCGTCGAGATCACCCTTGAGCAGAAGAGCGTGCCCATGCTGTTCACCGGCGCGGGCGTCGAGCAGATGGACTTCGATCTGCAAGGCATGTTCGAAAAGATCATGCCCAAGAACACCTCGCGCAACGAGATGAGCGTGGCCGAAGCGCGCCGCGTGCTGTTCGAGCAGGAGAGCGACGCGTTGATCAGCCCCGACAAGGTCAACGCCAAGGCGATCGAGCTGGCGGAGAATCTCGGCATTATCTTCCTCGACGAGATCGACAAGATCACGGCGAGCGAAGGGGGGCGCGGCGCCGATGTCTCGCGCCAGGGGGTGCAGCGCGACCTGCTGCCGATTGTCGAGGGGACGACCGTGCAGACGCGCTACGGCCACGTGAAGACCGATCACATCCTCTTCATCGCGGCCGGCGCGTTCCATCGCAATAAGCCCAGCGAGCTGATGCCCGAGCTGCAGGGGCGTTTCCCCATCCGCGTCGAGTTGCAGGATCTCACGCAGGATGATTTCATCCGCATCCTGCGCGAGCCGCGCGGAGCGTTGACCAAACAATACGCCGCGCTGCTCGCGACCGAGGGGGTCGAACTCACCTTCAGCGACGACGGCGTGAACGCGCTGGCCGGCTACGCCTTCGAGTTGAACCAGAAGACGCAGAACATCGGCGCGCGCCGACTCTACACGATCATGGAACGCCTGCTCGAAGAGCTCAGCTTCGAAGCCCCCGACATGCAGATGGGCAAGGTCGAGGTGAACGCCGCCTACGTGAAGCAACGCCTAGAGACGGTCGCCCAGGACGAAGACCTGAGCAAGTTCATCCTGTGA
- the hslV gene encoding ATP-dependent protease subunit HslV gives MPDPQNKIRSTTILSVRHQGRVAIGGDGQVTLGSAVIKSDTVKLRKLAGGEVFVGFAGSSADAFALLERFETKLKDYPANVPRAATELAKDWRTDRALRRLEALLTVVDARHTLLVSGTGDVIQPTDGILGIGSGGNYAVAAARALVAHSDLSAAEIVRKSLEIAADIDIYTNRNIVVEEMPCAT, from the coding sequence ATGCCTGATCCCCAGAACAAGATTCGCTCGACGACGATTCTGAGCGTGCGACACCAAGGTCGCGTCGCCATCGGTGGCGACGGCCAGGTGACGCTCGGCAGCGCCGTCATCAAGTCCGACACGGTCAAGCTCCGTAAGTTGGCCGGTGGCGAAGTCTTCGTCGGCTTTGCCGGCAGCAGCGCCGATGCGTTCGCCCTGCTCGAACGCTTCGAGACGAAGCTCAAGGACTACCCGGCGAACGTGCCACGCGCGGCGACCGAGTTGGCAAAAGATTGGCGCACCGACCGCGCCCTGCGCCGGCTCGAGGCGCTACTGACCGTGGTCGATGCGCGCCACACGCTGCTGGTCTCGGGGACGGGAGATGTGATTCAACCGACCGACGGGATTCTGGGGATCGGCTCGGGGGGAAACTACGCCGTCGCCGCCGCGCGGGCGCTCGTCGCGCATTCGGACCTGTCGGCCGCCGAGATCGTGCGCAAGTCGCTCGAGATCGCCGCCGATATCGACATCTACACGAATCGCAACATTGTCGTCGAGGAGATGCCGTGCGCGACATGA
- a CDS encoding cation-translocating P-type ATPase has translation MAVRSSSTRETISIPALDCPEEMALIERGLRRLEGLGELEPDYLRRTLRVEFDPARLDAATLVARVREIGFPAEVASQTSAELPLVTKQPRRTSLWIGGALLLAAVAWRLAAGESDGVVATLAIASTIVSGARVAQAGWRAVRLLALDMNALMTIAATGAILTGDYFEAATAMLLFGVALWLERASLDRARRAVGTLAGLAPAVAHRLEPGPADDVDPRSVQPGDLLLVKPGERLPADGRIESGETTINQAPITGESKPVARRTGDDVFAGTLNGDGSLKVRATRRADESVLAEIGRLVEQAQAARSPTERFVDQFARRYTPAVIVLAVLVALGPALLEWVGVWPDALGSVRLIDWIHRGLVLLVIACPCALVISTPVTIVCGLNAAARRGVLIKGGVHLESAGRVDSIALDKTGTLTMGRPEVIRVVAQPGHREEEVLRVAAALEAHSAHPLAAGIVAEANRRAIPLAEPADFAAEQGRGVTGKLDGQQFFVGSRRYLVEHGGVDEETLSRALAEANGGDDGLAAVLVGASAALWGIVLMRDAPRRDAKAAIDKLRRLKIHPITMLTGDHAEVAARVARELGIDEVRAGLLPDEKLAAVRELAAARPHLAMVGDGVNDAPALAASHLGIAMGAEASATALETADVIVMTPHLGRVAELFSLGRRCRTLLAQNITFAIAIKLLVLVLAAVGVATMWMAVAADVGASLIVIFNGMRLLNHSTSE, from the coding sequence GTGGCAGTGCGCAGTAGTTCGACACGTGAGACGATCTCGATTCCCGCGCTCGATTGCCCGGAGGAGATGGCGCTGATCGAGCGCGGCCTGCGGCGTCTTGAGGGGTTGGGCGAGCTCGAGCCCGACTACCTGCGGCGGACGTTGCGCGTCGAGTTCGATCCGGCGCGCCTCGATGCCGCGACGCTCGTGGCCCGCGTGCGCGAGATCGGTTTCCCGGCCGAGGTGGCTAGCCAGACTTCCGCCGAACTGCCGCTAGTGACCAAACAGCCGCGCCGCACCTCTCTTTGGATCGGCGGGGCGTTGCTGCTGGCGGCGGTCGCCTGGCGATTGGCTGCCGGTGAGTCGGATGGGGTAGTGGCGACGCTCGCCATTGCCTCGACCATCGTTTCCGGAGCGCGCGTGGCCCAGGCCGGCTGGCGCGCCGTGCGGCTCTTGGCGCTCGACATGAATGCCCTCATGACGATCGCCGCCACCGGGGCGATTCTGACGGGCGATTACTTCGAAGCGGCCACGGCGATGTTGCTCTTCGGAGTGGCGCTGTGGCTCGAACGGGCCAGTCTCGACCGCGCGCGGCGCGCCGTGGGCACGTTGGCCGGGCTGGCGCCGGCGGTGGCGCATCGGCTCGAACCAGGGCCTGCCGACGACGTCGATCCGCGCAGCGTGCAGCCGGGCGACCTGCTGCTGGTGAAACCGGGCGAGCGGCTGCCCGCCGACGGCCGCATCGAGTCGGGCGAAACGACGATCAACCAGGCCCCCATCACCGGCGAAAGCAAACCGGTGGCGCGTCGCACGGGGGACGACGTTTTTGCCGGCACGCTCAATGGCGATGGTTCGCTCAAGGTGCGCGCCACGCGCCGCGCCGACGAGAGCGTGCTGGCCGAGATCGGACGCCTGGTCGAACAGGCACAAGCGGCTCGTTCGCCGACGGAACGCTTTGTCGATCAATTCGCGCGTCGCTATACGCCGGCCGTAATTGTGCTGGCCGTGCTCGTCGCCCTCGGGCCGGCATTGCTGGAATGGGTTGGTGTCTGGCCCGATGCCCTCGGCAGCGTCCGCCTGATCGATTGGATTCACCGCGGCCTGGTGTTGCTCGTCATCGCGTGTCCCTGCGCGCTGGTGATCTCGACGCCCGTCACCATTGTCTGTGGCCTGAATGCCGCAGCGCGGCGTGGAGTGCTCATTAAAGGGGGCGTGCATCTCGAGAGTGCCGGGCGTGTCGACAGCATCGCGCTCGACAAGACGGGCACCCTCACCATGGGGCGACCCGAGGTCATCCGGGTCGTCGCGCAGCCGGGCCATCGAGAAGAGGAGGTGCTGCGCGTCGCTGCCGCGCTCGAGGCGCACAGCGCGCACCCGCTGGCGGCAGGCATCGTGGCCGAGGCGAATCGCCGAGCAATACCGCTGGCAGAGCCGGCCGATTTCGCCGCCGAGCAGGGGCGTGGCGTGACGGGGAAGCTCGACGGCCAGCAGTTTTTTGTCGGCAGCCGGCGCTATCTCGTCGAACATGGCGGCGTGGACGAAGAGACCTTGTCGCGTGCCCTCGCCGAGGCCAACGGAGGCGACGATGGCCTCGCCGCCGTCCTGGTCGGCGCCAGCGCTGCCTTGTGGGGGATTGTCTTGATGCGCGACGCGCCACGGCGCGATGCCAAGGCGGCCATCGACAAGTTGCGCCGCCTGAAGATTCACCCCATCACGATGCTCACCGGCGACCATGCCGAAGTGGCCGCACGCGTGGCGCGCGAGTTGGGAATCGACGAAGTGCGCGCGGGCCTCCTGCCCGACGAGAAGCTGGCGGCCGTCCGCGAGCTGGCCGCCGCACGCCCTCACCTGGCGATGGTCGGCGACGGCGTCAACGACGCGCCGGCGCTCGCCGCGTCGCACCTGGGGATCGCCATGGGAGCGGAGGCCAGCGCCACGGCACTCGAGACGGCGGATGTCATCGTGATGACGCCCCATCTCGGCCGCGTGGCCGAGCTCTTCTCGCTCGGCCGACGTTGCCGCACGCTGCTGGCGCAGAACATCACGTTCGCGATCGCCATCAAGCTGCTCGTGCTGGTGCTGGCCGCCGTCGGCGTGGCCACCATGTGGATGGCCGTGGCCGCCGACGTGGGAGCCAGCCTCATCGTGATCTTCAACGGCATGCGGCTCTTGAATCACTCGACGTCAGAGTGA
- a CDS encoding Dabb family protein, producing MAAGSKAAGPLLVHNVYFTLNDNSPQNVEALVAACKKYLVNHEGVVFFAVGTLSDLDRPVNDRGFDVGLHVIFADRAAHDKYQVAPDHLKFIEENKATWKQVRVFDSDAEQLQSK from the coding sequence ATGGCTGCCGGATCGAAAGCCGCGGGACCGCTGCTGGTCCACAATGTCTACTTCACGCTGAACGACAATTCGCCGCAAAACGTCGAGGCCCTGGTCGCGGCGTGCAAGAAGTATCTCGTGAACCACGAGGGAGTCGTCTTCTTCGCCGTGGGCACGCTGTCGGATCTCGACCGCCCAGTAAACGACCGCGGCTTCGACGTCGGCCTGCACGTTATCTTCGCCGATCGCGCCGCGCACGATAAGTACCAGGTCGCCCCCGATCACCTGAAGTTCATCGAAGAGAACAAGGCCACCTGGAAGCAGGTCCGCGTGTTCGACTCCGACGCCGAGCAGCTTCAATCAAAGTGA
- a CDS encoding YihY/virulence factor BrkB family protein produces MLGRAARVFHLLRQTVSQWNDDDGNSLAAAMAFYAAFSFFPLLLVLTSALGMALRVSAEAQSAQRELVQMIAENTSPWLGDQIEHMLAEVRLRAPLGGPVGLVTLCIGAIGIFAQCERAFDRIWKTNANSDHHGWKAAVRSALVTRVRAFVMLISSGLLVVAVFIIGVILSTIRTIAVEWAGEQTAWHGTQLLIGLAISMLCFSLIYKFLPRTKIRWRDAWIGAIVAASAWQIGQSLLVALVIGTRYTAYGIIGSFIAMMIWAYFSSAMLLLGAEMVHVLGQSAREPRE; encoded by the coding sequence ATGTTGGGTCGCGCTGCGCGCGTCTTCCACCTGCTGCGCCAGACGGTCAGCCAGTGGAACGACGACGATGGCAATTCGTTGGCGGCGGCCATGGCGTTCTACGCCGCCTTTTCCTTTTTTCCGCTGCTGCTCGTGCTCACCTCGGCGCTGGGCATGGCGCTGCGCGTCTCGGCCGAGGCCCAGAGCGCGCAGCGCGAGCTGGTGCAGATGATCGCCGAGAATACCTCACCTTGGCTCGGAGATCAGATCGAGCACATGCTGGCCGAGGTGCGCTTGCGGGCGCCGCTCGGGGGCCCGGTCGGGCTGGTCACCCTCTGCATCGGCGCGATCGGCATCTTCGCGCAGTGCGAGCGGGCCTTCGATCGCATCTGGAAAACGAACGCCAACTCCGATCACCACGGCTGGAAGGCAGCCGTGCGCAGCGCCCTGGTGACGCGGGTGCGGGCCTTCGTCATGTTGATCTCGAGCGGGCTGCTCGTCGTCGCGGTCTTTATCATCGGCGTGATCTTGTCGACGATCCGCACGATTGCCGTCGAATGGGCGGGCGAGCAGACGGCGTGGCACGGCACGCAACTACTCATCGGTTTGGCGATCAGCATGCTCTGCTTTTCGCTGATCTACAAGTTTCTGCCACGCACGAAGATTCGTTGGCGCGACGCCTGGATCGGCGCCATCGTCGCCGCGTCTGCCTGGCAGATCGGCCAGAGCCTGCTCGTTGCGCTGGTCATCGGCACGCGCTATACCGCGTACGGCATCATCGGCTCGTTCATCGCCATGATGATCTGGGCCTACTTCTCGAGCGCCATGCTGTTGCTGGGCGCCGAAATGGTCCATGTCCTGGGACAAAGCGCACGCGAACCGCGCGAA